A window of Kribbella sp. NBC_00382 genomic DNA:
CCGCGAAGGCCTCCCGGTCGAGACGGCAGACGGCATCACCCGCCGCCAGTCAGACCCCCTGACAGCTCCCACCGGCATAGCCTGCGCCTGCTGACCCCACCGGTATCAGGTGCGCATGCTGACCCCCACCAGCCACCACGCCTGGCGATCCCTACGGCTTCCCGTCGACCCGCTCCGGTAAGCCCGTCCACTCCCCACCGAGCCGAACCCGGCGACCTTGAACACGATATGGCGGGCTTGAACATGTCAGAGCTTGTGCAAGGTCACCGCTAGATGTTCAAGGTGTTCGCTTGTTTCAAGCGGTAGCGGGGCGGGGCTCGAGTTAGGCGTGGGGGTTGGCCAGGTATTCGGCGTTGCCTCGGATGGCGGCTTCGTAGCGTTTGAGTTCGGGGGTGTCGATGCGGTCGGCGATGACGAGGAGCAGGGTTGCCAGGGCCTTGTCGTGGTGGCCGGCGGCGTGGTGGGTGAGGGCTTTGAAGACTCTGAGCGAGTCGGATTCGGGGAATTCCTGGCTGGCGGCCTTGAAGACCTCGAGCGACTCGTCGAAGCGGTCGAGGTTGCGCAGCGTGCTGCCGTACTGGAGCAGGCAGCGGCGTTTGATGTCGCCGGTCAGGCCGGGGAGCGCCTGCTCGTAGTACGGGAGTGCCTTCTCTTCCTGGCCGGCCGTGTCGTAGGAGCCGCCGACCTCGTAGAGCACATACGGGTTGCCCGGGTGCTTGGTCAGCAGGTCCTCGAAGAAGTCGATCGTCGGCTGCATGTTGTCCCGGTCCCGCCGGGAGAACGCCTCGTCGATGGTCGCGGCCAGTTCCGGCGTCAGGTCTTCGCTCACCCTCCCATCATGCCGCGCCGGAATGTCGAGCCTCGCGCGGCCGCTCCGACGTGGCGGGCATCGGATCGATCGAGAAGGAGTCAGCGATGACTGAAGCAGCGATGACTGAAGCAGGGTGGCCGCGGGGGATCCAGGCGATCACGGTGTTCGTGGAGGACCTGGCCGAGTGCAAGCGGTTCTTCGGGGAGGTGTTCGGGCTGCCGGTGGTGAACGAGGACGAGGAGTCGGCGCTGTACGCGTTCGGGGAGATATTCGTGAACCTGCTGGTGGCGTCGGCGGCGCCCGAGCTGATCGCCCCGGCACCGGTCGGTGGCGCCGACGCGGGACGGCGCTTCCAGTTCACCATCCCGGTCGATGACGTCGATGCCCTGTACGCCGAACTGGCGGGGCGCGGCGTCAAGTTCCTAAACGGCCCGCTCGACCGTCCGTGGGGAATCCGCAGCGCCGCCTTCGAGGACCCAGCAGGCCACGTCTGGGAACTAGCCGAGCCGAAACCGAAGCCGGAGTAGCTGCCAGGACCTCACCCGACTGCGGCCGGAGCAAGCGCCAGGACCTCGCCCCGCCGCGGCCGCAGTAGGCAGCAGCAGTTGGAGTAGGAGTAGGAGCTCAGAGGTCGAGGACTACCTCGCTGGCCGGTCTTGCGCAGCAGGGGAGGATCTGGCCGGCGGGGGCGGGTTCCAA
This region includes:
- a CDS encoding tetratricopeptide repeat protein — translated: MSEDLTPELAATIDEAFSRRDRDNMQPTIDFFEDLLTKHPGNPYVLYEVGGSYDTAGQEEKALPYYEQALPGLTGDIKRRCLLQYGSTLRNLDRFDESLEVFKAASQEFPESDSLRVFKALTHHAAGHHDKALATLLLVIADRIDTPELKRYEAAIRGNAEYLANPHA
- a CDS encoding VOC family protein, encoding MTEAAMTEAGWPRGIQAITVFVEDLAECKRFFGEVFGLPVVNEDEESALYAFGEIFVNLLVASAAPELIAPAPVGGADAGRRFQFTIPVDDVDALYAELAGRGVKFLNGPLDRPWGIRSAAFEDPAGHVWELAEPKPKPE